The following are encoded together in the Citrobacter arsenatis genome:
- a CDS encoding amino acid ABC transporter permease, with protein MKTTDSIKVVPARYPMRTVGAVIALFVLAVIIQSVAFNPRWEWGVFARWFFDPVILSGLGQTLLLTLIGTLLSIIIGGLLALARLSSSWLLNGLAWSYIWLFRSLPLIVVLIVLYNFSYLYDTLAIGIPFTPIQWGSFETINVLGQFSTAVVGLTLVQSAYTAEIIRGGFLGVDHGQYEAAAALGLPAWRRTLRIILPQALRTILPAGFNEIISLAKGTAMVYVLAMPELFYTIQMIYNRTQEVIPLLMVGAVWYLVITSVLSLIQHLVERALARSERRSAINTARVSRAEKRSRQRPQQEALHVPLA; from the coding sequence ATGAAAACGACGGATAGCATTAAAGTCGTACCGGCGCGTTACCCCATGCGCACCGTTGGTGCGGTCATTGCTTTGTTTGTTCTGGCGGTGATTATCCAGTCCGTGGCGTTTAATCCGCGCTGGGAATGGGGCGTGTTTGCCCGCTGGTTCTTTGATCCGGTTATCTTATCCGGCCTCGGGCAAACGCTGTTACTGACGCTCATCGGGACGCTGTTGAGTATTATCATTGGTGGTCTGCTGGCGTTGGCGCGGCTTTCATCTTCCTGGCTGTTGAACGGTCTGGCATGGAGTTACATCTGGCTGTTTCGTTCGTTACCGCTGATTGTGGTGCTAATCGTTTTGTACAACTTCTCCTATCTGTACGACACGCTGGCGATTGGTATTCCGTTTACGCCCATTCAGTGGGGGAGTTTTGAGACCATCAATGTGCTCGGCCAATTTTCCACCGCGGTGGTTGGCCTGACGCTGGTGCAAAGCGCCTATACCGCTGAAATTATTCGTGGTGGATTTTTAGGGGTTGATCACGGTCAGTACGAGGCGGCGGCAGCGCTGGGCTTACCGGCATGGCGTCGTACGCTGCGGATTATTCTGCCGCAGGCGCTGCGCACCATTTTGCCTGCGGGCTTCAATGAAATCATCAGTCTGGCAAAAGGGACGGCGATGGTATACGTGCTGGCAATGCCGGAGCTGTTCTATACCATCCAGATGATCTACAACCGCACGCAGGAAGTGATCCCGCTGCTGATGGTGGGCGCGGTGTGGTATCTGGTGATCACCAGCGTCCTGTCGTTAATTCAGCACCTTGTCGAACGCGCGCTGGCGCGCAGCGAACGACGTTCAGCCATCAATACTGCCCGGGTGAGTCGTGCAGAAAAACGCAGTCGTCAACGTCCACAGCAGGAGGCCCTCCATGTCCCACTCGCCTGA
- a CDS encoding GNAT family N-acetyltransferase, with the protein MSDQFRVVSPEASELQPILNGLFGEYAARYGDYFSRDAEVELTEWYLAPQGLFVVLERRGEIIATGAYKPYDENTAEIKRIWTKSSLRQQGLAARVVRELERRALLAGYSRIYLTTGFRQPEAVRLYLSQGYDPQFDTMRDPEEYSRPPFDGRLRFTKLLTIAGQARTA; encoded by the coding sequence GTGAGCGATCAATTTCGCGTGGTCTCACCGGAAGCCAGCGAGCTGCAGCCCATTTTGAACGGTCTGTTCGGTGAATATGCCGCCCGCTATGGCGATTACTTTTCTCGCGACGCTGAAGTGGAACTGACCGAATGGTATCTGGCACCGCAGGGGCTTTTCGTGGTGCTGGAGCGCCGCGGTGAGATTATCGCCACCGGGGCTTATAAACCTTACGACGAAAACACCGCTGAGATTAAGCGCATCTGGACGAAAAGCAGTCTGCGTCAGCAGGGGCTGGCGGCGCGCGTGGTGCGGGAGCTGGAGCGTCGGGCGCTGCTCGCAGGCTACAGCCGGATTTATCTGACCACGGGATTTCGCCAGCCGGAGGCCGTCCGACTTTACTTAAGCCAGGGCTACGATCCGCAATTTGATACGATGCGCGATCCCGAAGAGTACAGCCGACCACCGTTTGATGGGCGACTACGCTTTACCAAACTGTTAACTATCGCCGGTCAGGCAAGAACCGCCTGA